The sequence CCCATGTAAATTAGGCTTTTGAAATGAAAAGCTAACCATAAGTGggcttttgtgtgaaaggactgtgatCTTAGTTCGGtgctggtactgaaaacaaaattctaggctcagaatgtgctcagaggcaccttaATTCTAACTGCAtgacttttgcacctggctcggGTGGGTAGATCTTGTTTTAGTAGAAAACCAAAGTAGAtccaacaagcctgaagtctgcccaccctgGTCCACTCTACCGTTTGCCAGCTTGATACCCTCCTAACATTTTAGACTACAGTtcgtatcagccccagccagctggagagcaccaggctggcCAAACGGTTGTGCCAGTCTCTCCGGAAGAAGGAGGTCTGTTTCACTGGAGATGATGGAATCTAGACAGCTGCCTTGCACCAATGCAGACCAAAgagccatctagctcaggattgcctacactgactggcagtggcctctcaggattccaggcaggagtttctcccagccctacctagagatgccagggattgaaccagggaccttctgcatgcaaggcaggtgttctaccactgagctacaggacaCTGgatctggggctttctgcatgcaaagcgtatgTTCAAATGTGCTGCCGTTGTTTTTATTGCTATAACAGCTACCCTGTTAGAGTTTAAAAATGGGTTACTTGTCCAAATGAACCAACAACCTGCTTTCAACGTACCGACTCCAAAAGAGGCAACGGTGGTCACACAGTGCTTGTCATTCTCTGAGCACTTGGAGGGCTTCAGGCAAGACCAGTTGCTGGTCTTTTTTTCACACGTGAAGCACACCAGCAGATGAACTGTTAAAAGACAATGCAAGGAGTAAAGGAAGTAGAGTAAAAGCATTTAAGTGTTGTTTTACATTCACTCTACATTTATCACCcaagtgtagtcgtccagggtctcggggggtctttaGACTCCttatgttttggggagcagggtccctatgcctccagcatcctacaagccaatcacccCAGAAGGTCTTCAGAGTGGCAATATATTTTTACTTCAGCGGACACGGAGTGGGGCTGTTGCTGTATGAGCTCAGGGTCCGTTTTCATCACTACACTCCTTCCCTAGGCTTCCCCTTTATCCTGTTTCCTACTCTTACTTTCCTTGTGCTCCATGAATCTGCTATTACAGGCTCGCCTCTGAAACATTTTGTCCGAGAACCTGACTCCATATTTCTTGTTCCCATGCTCTAACTGTGAGAGCTCCCCCATCCAAATCCCTTTTCTCCTCTCACCTTTTTTTTCGACACTTCTTTTGAGGGCTCTACCTTCTTAACTCTGTTAGCCCAAACTACAAACAGGAGATAATATGTTCCAATTAGGCTTGccgggttcagggcctgagactgatcctgtatctttaggagaagagagagtcagccaagtgcaggtgttcttgcaacactgtaatgggaaaaaccacaaggtggaattctcccttccccctgcacaacttttaaagatacagaagacctcttggaggctgggcaccCAGCTAAATTATACTCAgattaaacccactgaaattaaggaccCTATGTTGGAGCCATTCATTTTccgtgggtttactctgagtaggatgagcACTGGGCACAACTCATTAAGTTTGTTACACTTGCCTTTCACTTCTGTTCTGTTGTTTAAAAAGCTTAGATTGTAAGTGTCTTTTTTGCATATAATGCACCATATATACATTGATAATAACCAAATACATTTGATTTCAGCATTGTTCCACTCTCTGGGGATAAATCTTCATGCCGTTCACCTCCTTGAGCTTATTATTttacaacaaatgaaataaaatagccTGTTTTGGTCTGATTGTATGGATTGATGTGTCATTCTAATTCCCgttcaaaaaaaaagttttgccaTTTTTGTCTTTAAATCTGTTACATTCTGTTTCTGaggaattaaaaagaaagaaatccacaTGAATGTTTGCCCCTGAAAATAAAGAGAATAACTCACTTTTATGAGGTGGTCTGAGGACCTGTCTTTTAAATACTTTTTCTTCTTTGTAAAAAATAGTTTATTGTATCAACTCGCCAGCGCTGCTCCTGCCAAATGCTGGAAATGAGGCTGAAATTGCCCCTGGGCTGCAACAAATTGTCATATCCATAGACTCATTGGGAGCAACCCTCTATTTTCCCCTATGCTGTCCCATGGGATTGGGACCCAACAAAGTCCTCGAAATGACAATGATATCACAGTGTGCAGAGAGAGTTCAGGAAATATTATTGCATAGCATAATTTTCCTTGCACGCTTGCAAGGAATCGGTCCTGTAGTGTGGCAGGACAAACTCTCCAGAAGTCCCTGCCtgttgatattaggcaggtgtaTTCATTTGGTTACGTTCAAGTAACAtttactcagtgtagacccattgaaattaatggccatgactaacttaggctcaataattttaatgggtctattctgagtaaaagttagttgaatacaacccattgtaccGTTTTCAATGTCTGCtaaaaaccatttttgtttagccAAGCCAACCCCGACATGTAATCTTGTTGTGATGCATCCAATGAAGTCATCCCATTAGCACGAGGAGTTGTGCCTACGGGACTCCCTCTCgtcttcccctgcccccttcaATCTGCTCCAGTGAGTTGGGGGGGGAGACCCCCAGAATTTATTTGGGAGGGCACAGGAACACGTGGGAAGAGGGGAGAAAAAGGAAGCCCCACtgtgcaggcagaagtccttgcactaatggaacaacATGGTTGGATAAAACccattatgtatatttgttttaaaatggctgattttATCAATATTCTGATcaattttaatatgtttctaaaattTGATCTGTATTTTCTTGTGAATAttttaagcagtatataatttttgtaAAATAACTATAATAAAAAACACCACCATCATTGTGAAGCTGCCTTTCCAGCTGCAGTGAGTACAAAGGTAACTGCAAAGCTTTCTCTTTGGTGGTTTGTGATCAAGTGGTTGTACAATCTCCCAGCAACCCAAAAACTTCAGCCAAACATCTAGCTAGTTAGCTGACATCTGTATGAGAAGTTTGAGGTCTTTTTTTAAGCTCTCAAAGTCCCTTAGGAGGTCATCGCTTCCTTAGCTTCTCAAAGCCCTTTGCTTGACCACAGCATAGAATTAGGCACACTTCAGGAACTTGATCTTGATAGGTTCTGATATGGATGGACCTGATCTGCATCTCCCAGAAAAAATTGTGGGTTGGAATGTAGTTAACCCACCAgcttttgcacttcctgaacaTTCTGACATAGCTCTCATCTCAAAAAAGCACAACATAAAGtcttttaaaatgtgaattttgagaTAATGCATGTTTTaggaatacatatttaaatgcagtttatttattttttaaactcacAGATCAATGTGGAAATAGGTTACAACTGACGAGTGACTCGAGCAAAATTGGCACAGACTGGCAACAGACAGATTTATCCTTTCTTACACATGGCTTCTTTTGTCCTTCGACCCTGGGTGAGATTTTCCCTAGACTCTCTTACACCTTGGTTCCACTACCTCCTCTCGCCTCCTCTACCATGAACCCTGCTTTTCACCATGCCTGTTGCTGCTCCTTGTCATTTATCTTCTCCATCTCTTCCTTCCCATTCAGCTTTTGCAGCGTGCAGGCTATCATCTGTCCCAAGGAAGTAGGTACTTAGTATATGAGAGTCCCATTGCCGGGACAGGAGAATATTTTTCTCAGGGACTGAAGCCCAAGTCTGTGTGGTGCACTTTAGCTGTGCAAAACCGTATTTTAGGTGGGGAGGGTTGAAGAAGGCTCaccaggagctgccttatacagcaCCTGAAGAACCATCACACTGATCTGGATTTTATACCACCGAATGCCAACAAATACCTGCCATCAAGGAGAACACAGACAGGTGAGCTGGACCGAGCTGGAAATGGATATTCCCATCTGTGCCCAAGGCTGAAGTGCATTTCGTGAAAAACAGCCAAATCCGAACACTTCTGAAATAAGGATATTGTGCAAGAGGGACTAGTAGCTTGTGCAGGGGAAGCAGGACAGGCTTACCTTGGTTTGTGCAGAGAAGCAGCACGCCGAGGAGGACTATGAGGTAGGACTTCATCTTTGAGGGTTCTCCTTGGTCGTGGCAACTTCAAGGAATAGGATCCTCCAGGGCAGATGAATAAACTTGTTAGATGTGCTGGGAAGATCGACTGAGGTGGGGATGAGCTGGATTGCTCCACTCTTATCCAGGGGGTGAGATTGTTTGTGAACAGTGGAATGTGTGTGGGTGAAGTATGACACCTTACCTTCAGAAATGTCCAATTGCCAAGGGGCAGATGGTGCCTCTGTAAATTGGGTGTGCTGCAAAGCCTTGAACCATTTCCACCATCTTTTCCCTTGTCTCCATCCCATCAAAGCCTCTCCCTCCCCAATCCAACTCTGCCCAAACCATCCCCCCTCTGCATAAATTTGCCCCAAAGACTGAAAAGCTATTTTTGTGATCCTGGATTGATCCTAGATGGTCCCAACCCTCAGCCACTCTGCGGCAAACAAAAATCTGCTCCTGTTGCATGCAGTGGTCTCATCAGCTAGATCTCTGGAAGGGGTACCCCCAAGAATCCATAGTCTGAGAGTGTCTCTAAAACACTTGTGTGGTGACCGGTCATAAGTGGAGACAGTGCTGTTGTGCACAGGTCCTGCTTtgtggcttcccattgggacatctggttggccactgtgaggacacaATGCTGCGCTTGAAGGATCTTTCACCTGATCTAGCAGCCCGGACCTTCTTGTGTTCTTGAGGAGAAATAAAACAATGCACTTGGTTTTTAGATTACACATGTATGTCTCACAGCAGGCATCATCTGAGAAGAGGCACTCCCTCTTATGAAAGCATGATATAAATGAACAATAGCAACTGACTGAAGTTTACTCATTCCAGCAGATTGCAAGCATGATCACAACTGTGATAGAGCATGACAATCTCTGACTTGGATTTGTGTCTCCAGTCCTGGGATAACATGGCCTAAGGtggactgcctgcctgccttttgaaGCTGGGCATGTGGTTTTTCCAGTAAATGCACCTCAGAGATGAGGAAGTCTGTGCAACATTAAAATATACCTCCTGACTTTTCCATCCTGGTGGAATTATGCAAATACATTGCAGCCATTGTGTGGCAACAGGACCTGGGGTTGGGTAATATTGGGAGATGGAAGAAtagtcctgttggatcagactaaaCGTCTATCACCCCAGCATCTGGTTTCCAACGGTGGCAAGCCAAGAGCTCACAAGCCGGGTGTTACGGCAACAGGATTCCCTCACTGTTCGCTGAGATACACTTCTTCTAAACATGGCAGCTCTGTTAAGATTTAcagtaattattattttatttttagttacttctttcatttatatctcacctttcgtCCAAGAAGCTGAAGGTGGTTTACATGGCTCTCCCTTGCTCCACAttatcctcacaatgaccctgtgaggtaggttaggctgggagttgttgactggcccaaggtcactcagtgaacttcatagctaagtggggatttgaaccctggtctcccagatcatagtccaacactctaatcactgcaccacactggctctcctatcaGAAGCTGTCATGGATGCTATAGCAGCCTGTTTCCTGCATTGACCGGGGATGGATTAGATGACCTCCGTGACCGCTTCCAACTTGTGATTGTATGGCTAGGAAGTTGCTTAATCCCCCTTTCAATGGCCATCGCCATTCCCTCTGGCATTAAAGGAAGAAGCCACCTAAGGAAGGAATGCTAATGTGGCAAAGTGCAGAATCTTGGAAAGGaccagggccagctctaccatgaggcagagtgaggccACTGCCTCAGATGGTAGATGCTCAGTGAGCAGTGACAATAGCCTCCTAGCTCCTGGGCCCTCTGGCTGTACCCTTGGGTTGGAGGGCAGAGCTGTGCATGCAGCCTACCCTCTGACCCCATAATGAAGCGGCTGCTGTGTGGGTGGACGATGCTAGCCTCTTGCCAGTATTGCTCGtccagggggaggggaagcagtttgttctttgcctcaggcagcaaaatgtcccaTGCTGtccctgggaagctgctgggtCATCCGGATGGTGGGCTGCCTCTATATCCACGGCCAACCAATTGTTCCAAATGCTAACCCATCCTGTAGGATCAGTGGATGAGTCCCAGCTGGTGGTCTCTGGGCAGGATGAAGTGTAGGGAGAGCActtacgggcttcccattggggtatctggttggccactttgaggacAGGTTGATACACTCGATG is a genomic window of Rhineura floridana isolate rRhiFlo1 chromosome 1, rRhiFlo1.hap2, whole genome shotgun sequence containing:
- the LOC133375463 gene encoding lymphocyte antigen 6E-like, with the protein product MKSYLIVLLGVLLLCTNQVHLLVCFTCEKKTSNWSCLKPSKCSENDKHCVTTVASFGVGLLSFKKKITKKCSPTCLEADMDLGMASYGTSCCQSFLCNIFGHVAPKTTTQ